A stretch of DNA from Triticum dicoccoides isolate Atlit2015 ecotype Zavitan chromosome 2A, WEW_v2.0, whole genome shotgun sequence:
GCTCCACTGTTCTATCATCCCTTATTTTTGAACTCGTTTCGCTTCTGAAGTTGATGCAAAATGCTTTTCGTTTCCAATGTATCATCTGAAACCAGTTAGGGCTCCACTGTTCTATCATCCCTTATTTTTTAACTCATTTCGCTTCTAAAGTTGATGCAAAATGCTTTTCATTTCCAGTGTATCATCTGAAACCAGTTAGGGCTCCACTGTTCTATCAAAATAAAAATTCAGACTTGGCCGATCAGGCACACTGAAGCAATGCAAGGCTTCCTTGCTGCGTCAgtttgtactcccttcgtccggaaaagCTTGTCCTCGAATGGACGTATCTAGGACGTATCTAGCACcaggtgctagatacatccattcgagGGACAAGTTTGGGACAAgttttttcagacggagggagtaccaacatTCATAGCTGAGTGTTCTTAAAAAAACATTCATAGCTGAGCTGCTCTTGAAAAGTCGAAGAAGGGCCGACACTCCTAGTATGAGTGCATTAGCTTACCTATTCATATTCAAAGTTAAAGTAAGCCAGCCATTCCCATTTGGAAAGGACAAACTCTCTCATAAAATGGCCCAGGGAAACAAGTCACAATAGACATAGCACATAAAGTTCAGTGAGGAAACGGTAACTCGAAGCAAAGCTGATAAATTTGGAACCACATAGCAAGAAGCATCAAGGACAATCTAAATCGACATTACAAGACATTGAAAGCATTTGATACTTTCTTGGCAAGAGAGAAAATCATGTTCGTTGTTTACACGGTACCTTGATTTTCTCCCATCTTATACGACATGTTATGCAATTCTTGGAAATATTACTAGGCTTACACATTGTCCCTTCAGCTGAAACAAAGCAGACAGTTGTACATATTGATCCTCCACGGGGAATGAAATCAGAATGATCAGGGAAGTCTGTACGCAAGACAAACTCCGTTCATCCTGTGGTTACTGGAAACCTGAAAATCTCATATGTTAACCCTACAAAAAGGCATAGAGAAGATAAACATACTCTTTGTCGAAAAAGAAGATAAACATACTGTAAACAGGGCTTTTGACTTCAAGTCTAACCAAGCCAGATGGCCTAATTGCAGGACGCCACACAAACCCTTAGCAATACATCTGTAACGAGATCATAAGAAATTTCATGGCAATGACATAAAATTAACACTTGCAGTTGCAGAACTTTGCATAGAAATGGAAACCGCCCCTGACTCGAGGGCAGGCTTGAGTTTTATAAACACGAATAACATTATAATATATCTAGCAGGACATTATATCCCCTTCAATACTTGTTGCATACAAATCAGCATGATGGGTTGCCTCATTGATAGCCTAATGCATCAATATCATATGCTAATCCTTAACATGCCACAGCAGTCAAAAGGCAGGCCTGGTGCTACAATATAACAAGCTATAGGGCCATAATTGGACTTGTGACTGGCAACTAAACTTCGGCAAAGACATCTGAATGAAATGGCTGGGTTGCAGCATCGTCCAACTTGCTGAGAATTATTTTTCCATTTGCCACAGCTTCTCCAACAAGTAAGAGATCTGCCTTCTGAATACCAGTCACATCCAATGGAACCAAACTGGGAGTAACTAGTAGAAGTTTATGGAGAGAGCTAGCTTTCCTCAACAAAAAGCACACTAGCTgcagctcaatgcggttccagttgaAGTTTGTAATCTTTACCACCTTAAGGTTTTCCAAAACATCCTCGGGCGGCTCTACCCGCACATGGTCAGATGCATCCACCAAGGGCCCACTGGGGATGCTAGGGAGCTGCAAGCACAAATCGCAGCCATTCAGAGGCATTACAATCAAATGAAAACACAACAACGATGCCAATGCAATAAGATGACAGAATGAGTACTGAGCAAATCAACTTAAGCTGGAGTTAAAGGTGTAAAGGGTGTAAGACCTGCACGAAAAGCCTCTCCAGATTACAACAGTGGCTGTTCTTTAGGAACACATAGATGTTCGCAAGCTCAGGGGCCTTCATATCTAACATAAGCAGTTGTAGTTCAGTCATGCTCCGAAAGAAGTCGCCGCCAATCTTGGCCGATTCGGCATGTGAGATTCCATTGGGCAAGGAAGACACAACCTAAGATGGCATTGAAGGTTAACAAAACAGTCCATGATTTCAGATACCGCAAATCAAACCAGAGTCCAGCAGAGAAGTGCATACAAAGAGGACATTGCTGCAGATGGTGAGGGCAGTGAGTTTCCAGCATACACGGCTTTCGAACCAGTGGCTGAACACCTGATAAAGTGCAAAGGTTAACAGAGTTCAGTGATATGAGCAAGATAATCATCATGGTAACTTCTGAACTCTGAAGAAAAATCGACAAGAATTCTTCCAATAGCCAGTAGACCTTTTGGCAGATGCGGACATTGCAGCTTCTCTGGGCGTCGAAGCAGATGTAGAGGTCGGCAAATGAGGCGCTGTCCGGGAGATAGAATGACGAGAGGAAACCGCCGGTGTAGCGAAACGACCGGAGGCTAGAAACCGCCGCGACGTCCACCTCGATGAGCCAGCCGCACCCTGCGATGGTGACGCTCCTCAGTTTGCGCCCCGTCGCTGCCGTCACGGCGATTCGACGGAGGGCCGAGCAGGAGTGCAGGCCGAGGACGCGGAGGCGAGGGCACAGGGCCAGCATCCTCGCCAAACCCCTGTCGTCCACGGGGACCGAGTGGAGGCGGACGA
This window harbors:
- the LOC119356407 gene encoding F-box/FBD/LRR-repeat protein At1g78750-like; this encodes MSLESDGAATAKRPRLPAEDPSIHFGAAVEAADRISALPEAMQLHILSLLPLPSAIRTGALSRAWRDLWKRRWQDDGNAGAFLHHHIRPCSSPSSKKLLECLELRQSQGRRGRLDRYSLVADNPAMGARQFGRYLDAAARCGVEDLRVELPEKPPSPATPTKATTLRFPFPAAAGPDLARLSLRGIGVSGLHSRAARPCSALEVVRLHSVPVDDRGLARMLALCPRLRVLGLHSCSALRRIAVTAATGRKLRSVTIAGCGWLIEVDVAAVSSLRSFRYTGGFLSSFYLPDSASFADLYICFDAQRSCNVRICQKVFSHWFESRVCWKLTALTICSNVLFVVSSLPNGISHAESAKIGGDFFRSMTELQLLMLDMKAPELANIYVFLKNSHCCNLERLFVQLPSIPSGPLVDASDHVRVEPPEDVLENLKVVKITNFNWNRIELQLVCFLLRKASSLHKLLLVTPSLVPLDVTGIQKADLLLVGEAVANGKIILSKLDDAATQPFHSDVFAEV